A region of Pleionea litopenaei DNA encodes the following proteins:
- a CDS encoding DUF6678 family protein has product MKRFDLKEHERRIDKLIANRFSASFMSNSKWERFFTALDVDMINIRAMLLKRVGRIDPHVTYMPKKEDLEKIWVSEGYNDCSYFYKEIEWLELINVYKPSNIPSQYVYQNIDDAESIINKIGKFEVERTPGGLRVYGYKT; this is encoded by the coding sequence ATGAAACGATTTGATCTGAAAGAGCATGAAAGAAGGATAGATAAACTGATTGCTAATCGGTTTAGTGCTTCTTTCATGTCGAATTCAAAGTGGGAGCGATTTTTCACTGCGCTCGATGTAGATATGATCAATATAAGGGCCATGCTACTCAAGCGGGTAGGCCGTATAGACCCGCATGTAACCTATATGCCAAAAAAGGAAGATTTAGAGAAAATCTGGGTATCTGAAGGCTATAACGACTGTAGCTACTTCTACAAAGAAATTGAATGGCTTGAGCTGATAAACGTATACAAACCGAGCAATATTCCGTCTCAGTATGTGTATCAGAATATAGATGATGCAGAGAGTATAATTAATAAAATCGGTAAATTTGAAGTTGAGAGAACTCCGGGTGGGC